AGCTGGGACCAGCCGAGTTCGCGGGCCAGGGCAATCTGGCCGGCCAGGTCCTCCGCGCCCTCGTCCCCGATGCCGGTGATCCGCCGGGCCAGGGCCTCAGAGAGCACGGACGGCCTCCTCCCGGCTCCCGCCGGCAGCGGACGCCTCCGCGCAGTGCCGTTTGGCCGCGTCGAGGAGCCGGACCGCCCCGGCGTGCAGGGCGAAACCGGCGTCCCAGGACGGGTCGTCGTGGGCGGTCGTCGCGTACCGGTTGTAGGTCCGCAGCATGAACGCGGCCAGCGCGTCGTCGCGGAAGACCTCGCGCCGGTCCCCGACGGCCAGCTGGACGTGGTCGTCGGCGTCGCTCGGCGCGAAGTGGCCGACGGCCGTGCCGTGCCGGAAGGTGAGCGTGACGTTCCGTTCGCGGACGGGGGCGGTCAGGTCGGAGACGATGCGGGTGCGGACCCCGCCGGTGTGGCGCAGCTCCAGCAGCGCGGAGCCCATGCGGGGGCGGACCGTTTCCCCGGCCCGCAGATCGGTCAGCCGGGCGCCGGTCGTCTCGGCGGGACCGGCCAGCTCCAGGACCAGGCCGAGGGAGTGCGGCACCTCCACGTCGAACGCGGTGGGATGACCGTCGTCCGGGCGCAGCGAGCGCGCGAAGCGGGGCTTGTGCTGGGCGACGTCGATGCGCAGCAGCCGCCCGAGCTCGCCCGAAGCGGTCACGGCGCGCAGCCTGCGGGCGAGTTCGGAGGCCTGCCAGTGGGCCACCACCGTGATCCGCAGGCCGTGGCGGGACCGCAGCCGCTCCACGGCGGCGAGTTCCCCGGCGTCGGCGGCCAGCGGCTTCTCCACGACGATGTCCCGGTACCCCTGGGCGGCGAGCTCCGCGAGGAGGCCGAGCCGGGCGGTGGGCGGGGTGCACACGTGCACGACGGTGGCGGCGGGGGAGAGCAGGGGGCGCGCCTCCTCCAGGGAGCGCGTCACGGTCACCCGCCCCGGGGCCGGGGCGCTCGCGTCCGGCCGTGGATCGACGGCGACGACCGGCCCCGTCCAGACGGCCGGCGACCGGGTGCGGGCGGTGTGCAGGGCCTGCAGGTGCAGCCCTGCTCCGGAACGGCCCAGTCCGACGATCAGGGGCTGTCTCATAAGGGTTATTCCATCCGGTGGATCAAGGGGGCAGCGGCGACGAATCTCGCCGCTGCCCGCGACACCGGTCAAGGAGATCTGAGGTGCCATCACCGGAAAGTATGAAGTTCCTCCGAGAATTTGAGACTTCATTCTTCCGGCTGTTACGTTCGCCGGGCAGATTTCCCGAGGGGGCACTCCAGCCGTCGGCCGATCCCTCTCGGTCCGCTGCCATTGCCGCAGTTGGCGCCGACGGTCGTCGGCCGAGAAGAATTGTTTCCGCGTGACGCCATCCAGCATTCCCTTTTTCTCTCAGGCGAAGACGTTCGAAAAGCTCTGGCCGGTCATCCGTTCGGGAGTGGAAGAAGTATTCGAAGACGGGAAGTTCTCCCATTCCCGCCAGGTCGGCCGTCTGGAGGACGCCCTCGCGCGGTACACCGGAGCCCGCCACGCGATCGGGGTGAACAGCGGCACCGACGCCCTGGTCCTGCTGCTGAAGGCCTGCGGACTGCGCCCCGGGGACCGGGTCCTGGTACCCGCCTACTCCTTCGTCGCCACCGCCACCTCCGTCGTGCTGGCCGGCGGGGAGCCCGTCTTCACCGACATCGACCCGGACACCTACGCCATGGACCCCGCGCGCGTACCGCGCCAGGCGGCCGAGGGCGCGCGGTTCGTGATGCCGGTGCACCTGTTCTCCCGGATGGCCGACATGGCGGCCGTCACCACGCTCGCCGGCGCCCACGGGCTCCGGGTGGTGGAGGACAGCGCCGAAGGCATCGGCATGCGGCAGCACGGCGTCCACGCAGGACTGCACGGGCGCGGCGGAGTGCTGTCGTTCTTCCCGAGCAAGACCCTCGGCGCCGTCGGTGACGCGGGCGCCGTCCTCACCGACGACCCGCAGACCGCCGAACGCGTCGCCGCGCTGCGCCACCACGGGCGGACCGGCCGCACCCTCGCCCATTTTCCCGGCATCTCCAACGAGACCCGCCACGTCGGACACAACAGCAAGATGGACGACATCCAGGCCGCCGTCCTGCTCGCCAAACTCACCGTCCTCGACGAGGACATCCGCCGCCGCGCGGCCCTCGCCCGGCTCTACGACCGGCGGTTGCGCGGGCTGCCCGGCATCACCCGGCTGCCCGCCGTGACCGGCGCCCCCGACGAGGTCTTCTACGTCTACCTCGTCGAGACCGACCGGCGCGACGCCCTCGCCGCCCGGCTGCGGGACCAGGGCATCGGCACCGAGACCTACTACCCGCGCCCGCTGCACCTGCAGCCCTGCTTCGCCCGGCTCGGCCACCGCCCGGGCGACTTCCCCGTCGCCGAGGCCGCCTCGGCCCGCGCCCTCGCCCTGCCGCTGTACGCCGACCTCACCGACGCCGACGTGGAGCGCGTCTGCGACGCCGTCCGCGCCTTCCACACCGGGAGAGTCCCCGCATGACCACCACCAGCGACCCGGCCGCG
This DNA window, taken from Streptomyces nitrosporeus, encodes the following:
- a CDS encoding DegT/DnrJ/EryC1/StrS family aminotransferase; translation: MEEVFEDGKFSHSRQVGRLEDALARYTGARHAIGVNSGTDALVLLLKACGLRPGDRVLVPAYSFVATATSVVLAGGEPVFTDIDPDTYAMDPARVPRQAAEGARFVMPVHLFSRMADMAAVTTLAGAHGLRVVEDSAEGIGMRQHGVHAGLHGRGGVLSFFPSKTLGAVGDAGAVLTDDPQTAERVAALRHHGRTGRTLAHFPGISNETRHVGHNSKMDDIQAAVLLAKLTVLDEDIRRRAALARLYDRRLRGLPGITRLPAVTGAPDEVFYVYLVETDRRDALAARLRDQGIGTETYYPRPLHLQPCFARLGHRPGDFPVAEAASARALALPLYADLTDADVERVCDAVRAFHTGRVPA
- a CDS encoding Gfo/Idh/MocA family oxidoreductase codes for the protein MRQPLIVGLGRSGAGLHLQALHTARTRSPAVWTGPVVAVDPRPDASAPAPGRVTVTRSLEEARPLLSPAATVVHVCTPPTARLGLLAELAAQGYRDIVVEKPLAADAGELAAVERLRSRHGLRITVVAHWQASELARRLRAVTASGELGRLLRIDVAQHKPRFARSLRPDDGHPTAFDVEVPHSLGLVLELAGPAETTGARLTDLRAGETVRPRMGSALLELRHTGGVRTRIVSDLTAPVRERNVTLTFRHGTAVGHFAPSDADDHVQLAVGDRREVFRDDALAAFMLRTYNRYATTAHDDPSWDAGFALHAGAVRLLDAAKRHCAEASAAGGSREEAVRAL